The DNA segment GACGATCGTCGAGCCGGGCTTCTTCCGCACCGAGCTGCTGGTGGACGCCTCCACCACCTGGGCGGAGCTGTCGGTCGACGACTATGCCGCGCGCACCGCAGCCGCCAGGAAGCAGTGGCAGTCCATGAACGGGCAGCAGTCCGGAGACCCGGCCAAGCTCGCCTCCGCCGTGCTGGCGATCGCCGGACAGCAGCAGCCCCCGGCCCGCTTCGTCGCCGGCTCCGATGCCATCGAGGCCGTCGCCGCCAAAGCCAGGGAACTGCTCGCGCAGGCCGAGGCCTCGCGCGAACTGGGCGCAGACCTCACACACGGCGACGCGGCCTGAGCGTCAGCCCGCCACCCCCGTCCCGCCTCCCCTCACCATTGACGATCAAGGAAAAGAGCCATGGAGCACATCACCTCCACCCCCACCATGAAGGCCCCGGCCGGGCGCTTCACCGGCGACGTGTACCTCAACATGATCGAGGCCCCCACCGAACCCGCCCGTCTCGCGGCCGGGTTGGTGCGTTTCACCCCCGGCGCCCGTACCAACTGGCACTCCCACGCGCTGGGGCAGGTCCTGTACGTCACCGACGGTGTCGGCCTGGTCGGCACGCGAGACGGCAGTGTCGTGCGGATCAGTGCCGGCGAGACCCTCAAGTGCCCGGCAGGCGAAGAGCACTGGCACGGCGCCACCGACACCACCCTCATGGCGCACATCGCCCTCGTGGTCGGTGACGGCAACGGAGACGGGACCACCTGGCTGGAGCCCGTCACCGACGAGCAGTACGCGGCCGCCCTCGCCGACAGCCACTGACCGGGCCCGGCCCGCCGACCGCGTCGACGCCACCTCGCCGGCATCGGGTGCCTGGACCGGGCCGCAGCCACCGTCGGCCTCGACACCCCCTCCTGCCGCCGCCTCCTGACCCGCTGCGCGGCAAGCGGGTCAGCCCTCGCTCAGGAGAGTGTCCCGGAGCAGGTCGACCAGGTCCCCGGAATCGGCCCGCGCCAGTTCGT comes from the Streptomyces sp. NBC_01471 genome and includes:
- a CDS encoding cupin domain-containing protein; amino-acid sequence: MEHITSTPTMKAPAGRFTGDVYLNMIEAPTEPARLAAGLVRFTPGARTNWHSHALGQVLYVTDGVGLVGTRDGSVVRISAGETLKCPAGEEHWHGATDTTLMAHIALVVGDGNGDGTTWLEPVTDEQYAAALADSH